From Argopecten irradians isolate NY chromosome 2, Ai_NY, whole genome shotgun sequence, the proteins below share one genomic window:
- the LOC138316556 gene encoding uncharacterized protein, with translation MSSKRRCEDSNNINVYKKTRMDGPSNVKTRVASCDNDNDRIFLEFPNSLVNALNIALDSLMDEKNWMGYIALVPLKIINSNAADGHEGFPFSKAYCCTERYTTQYSFGSIFRKGLSMLIEFILHRTTPENKQERFLVSYRQMDTDAEAMKNMETYMETELTAVITNHLFGKLSTSTLFTIDKHCKGNSRGERNIKTNKPVCPCEKTDCELSGDFGDTSIGNWKVWHGNVDVMVNNEVVVASPDVEAKSSSTEKSPVNIKLKSSSLIGNPQIIAQNIVFSFLQKHRHPENDNFLCPCIGVTSKDIVVYLYDSIYDVLLESTIIPLHGMIASPNNNINLVAVLVSWLVVNYKYLCDGVMEEMKTMKADFFYQAEAKLSIYEAQLKAGEVGNACFTVYTRDILKNLHHPSLVELKKRKRLIFMEPSEK, from the exons ATGTCATCCAAACGAAGGTGTGAGGACTCCAACAATATCAATGTTTACAAGAAAACACGTATGGATGGACCTTCAAATGTCAAAACCAGAGTTGCCAGTTGTGACAACGATAATGATAGAATCTTTTTGGAGTTTCCAAATTCACTTGTCAACGCACTCAACATCGCGTTAGACAGTCTTATGGACGAGAAAAACTGGATGGGTTATATAGCGTTAGTTCCCTTAAAGATTATCAATTCAAACGCTGCCGATGGCCATGAAGGTTTTCCATTTTCTAAAGCTTACTGTTGTACAGAAAGGTATACTACTCAGTATTCGTTTGGATCCATTTTCAGAAAAGGGTTGTCAATGTTGATCGAGTTCATACTTCATCGGACAACACCGGAAAACAAGCAGGAGAGATTTCTCGTTTCTTATCGGCAAATGGATACAG ATGCTGAAGCCATgaaaaacatggaaacataCATGGAAACAGAACTGACCGCAGTgattacaaatcatctgtttgGCAAGTTGTCTACATCAACATTGTTTACCATTGATAAGCATTGCAAAGGAAATAGCAGAGGAGAAAGAAACATAAAGACCAACAAACCTGTCTGCCCTTGTGAAAAAACTGATTGTGAATTGTCTGGAGATTTTGGAGATACAAGTATAG GAAACTGGAAGGTTTGGCATGGTAACGTTGATGTCATGGTGAACAATGAAGTTGTTGTAGCTTCTCCGGATGTCGAAGCCAAAAGCAGTTCCACCGAGAAATCTCCTGTCAATATTAAACTCAAGAGCAGCTCTTTGATAGGAAATCCTCAAATCATCGCCcaaaacattgtattttcttttctacAAAAACACAGGCATCCAGAAAATGATAACTTTCTCTGTCCATGTATAGGAGTTACAAGTAAAGATATTGTTGTGTATTTGTATGATTCCATCTATGATGTTCTCCTTGAAAGTACAATTATACCGCTACATGGTATGATTGCCTCTCCAAATAACAATATTAACTTGGTTGCAGTTTTAGTGTCATGGCTGGTTGTCAATTATAAGTACCTGTGTGATGGTGTCATGGAAGAGATGAAAACAATGAAggcagattttttttatcaggCAGAAGCAAAATTAAGTATTTACGAAGCACAGTTAAAAGCTGGTGAAGTTGGAAATGCCTGTTTTACAGTTTATACTAGAGACATACTGAAAAATCTTCATCATCCATCACTagttgagttgaagaaaagaaAGAGATTAATTTTTATGGAGCCAAGTGAGAAGTAG